In Hyphomicrobium denitrificans ATCC 51888, the DNA window GGCTTCAAGCCGCGTGGGCCGAATTCGGCGTGCGCGAAATTCCAGGCAAGGAGGATGCGCCCGAAATCCTGCGCTATTTCCGGGATGCCGGCGATACGAACGTCGAAACGGAAGCGACGCCGTGGTGCGCCGCGTTTCTCGGCGCCATGCTGAAGCGCGCCGGTTATGCGGGGACGGGATCGCTGCTCGCGCGGTCGTATCTCGATTGGGGTGACCGGCTCGATGACGCGCGCTTCGGTGCCGTTGCGGTGTTGTCGCGCGGCGACGATCCGAACGCCGGGCATGTCGGTTTCCTGCTCAGCGATACGAACGGCAAGCTCTATCTGCTCGGCGGCAATCAGGGCGATGCGGTGACGGTCGCGAGCTTCGACAAGGCGCGGCTTCTCGGGCTTCGCTGGCCCAAGGAAAACGTCGAGGCTGCGAGCAAGGGCGACGACGCGATTTTTTCGAGAGTGCTCGCGCACGTGCTCGAGATGGAGGGCGGATTTTCGAATGATCCTTATGATCCTGGAGGACCGACCAATCGCGGCATCACGCTCGAGGTCTATGCGAAATTCAGAAAAGAAACACTCGATGACGGAACGCGTGCGCGGCTGATCGCGGAGCTGAAGCGCATCCCCGATGCGATCGTCACCGCAATTTACCGGCAACGCTACTTTGATCCGGCGTCGTGTCCGGTTTTCACCGCGCCGTTGGCGCTGATGCATTTCGATGCCGCCGTGAACCATGGTGTCGGCGCTGCGATCCGGATGCTGCAAGGCGTCGCCGGCGTCACGGTCGATGGTGAAATCGGTCCCGAGACGCTCGCGGCGATCGGCGCCAAAAGCCTCGCCGATCTGCTCGACGATTATGCCGAGACACGGCGCGCACGCTACCGCGCGCTTCCGCATTTCTGGCGCTTCGGGCGCGGCTGGCTGAAGCGGGTCGACGCAACGCTGGCGCTGGCGCGCACGTGGGCGGCGGCCGAGGCCACGAACAGGGGGCTGATCGAGCCCCAGCAAATCGCAAAAGGAGAAGGCAAGATGGGTGAAAAGTCGAAGACTGAAATTTCAAGCAGCGACGACAGCAAATGGTGGCTGAACTCAAAGACGATGTGGGGTACGCTGATTACTGCGGCCGCGACCGTCATTCCGGTTCTCGGTCCGGCCGTCGGTATCGTTCTCCCGGCGGATCTGATCACGAGCTTCGGCGATCAGGTGGTGACCGCCGCGCAGGCGCTCGCGGGGCTCTTTGGCACGGCTCTGGCCATTTACGGACGCCTCAAGGCCGACACGCCGCTCGTCCTGCGGAAAAATTAACGGTACGGGCCGGCACGTCGTCGCGGTCCATGACGTTCATGGACCGTTCAACGAGATACCTTTAAATGCGGTCGAACGTCGGGAAGACATGCGTATGACCGGATTTATGGGTGCAGTAGCGGTGACGGCTGCGGCGGCGATGGTGCTGCCCGGCGCCGCGCGCGCGGAAGACTGCCTGACCGACTGGGGCATGGCCGGGCAGATCGTCCGGCGGGAAAATCTCATAACCGTCCAGGAAGTCTCGCAATCGCTCGCCGCCGACGGGATCGGCGAACTGGTAAAAACCACCCTGTGCCGTTCCCCCGACGGATATTTCTATCGCATTGTCGTCCGTGGACCGACGGGACAACTCCGAACCACCATCATCACTGCGAAAGTCCGGTGAAGAGTAGCGGTTGCCGGGGTAGCGAATTTGCTCCAACACCCCTACAACTTGCGGATTCGGGATTGAGGGGAGTGGATCAGCGTGCGCGCGCTCGTCGTTGAGGATGACAAGGATCTCAATCGCCAGCTGGCGGCGGCGCTCGCGGATGCGGGATTTGCCGTCGATACTGCAGCCGATGGGGAAGAGGGCTACTTTCTCGGCGATACCGAACCCTACGATGTCGTGATTTTGGACATCGGCCTGCCGAAGATCGACGGCATTTCAATTCTCGAACAATGGCGCCGCAGCGACCGCAAGATGCCGGTCATCCTGCTGACCGCCCGCGACCGCTGGAGCGACAAGGTCACCGGCATGGATGCGGGGGCGGACGACTATCTCGCCAAGCCGTTCCACATGGAAGAACTGCTCGCACGCGTCCGGGCGCAGATCCGGCGCGCCTCGGGTCATGTCAAATCCGAAATCGAATGCGGACCGATCCGTCTCGATACCAAGTCGGCGCGCGTGACGTGCGACGGACTTCCCGTCAAGCTGACGTCGCACGAATTCCGCCTGCTCGCTTATCTGATGCATCACAACGGCCGCGTCGTGTCGCGGACGGAACTGGTCGAGCATCTTTACGACCAGGACTTCGACCGGGATTCGAACACCATCGAGGTCTTCATCGGCCGCTTGCGAAAAAAAATCCCGGGCGACGTCATCCAGACCGTCCGTGGTCTCGGCTATCGCATGAGCCAAGGACCCGATGAGGCTTAACTCGCTCGCGTTGCGGCTGTTCGCGACCTCGGCGGCCTGGACGCTGCTGGCGCTGCCGCTTGCGGGTTACATCATCTATTCTCTGTATCGCGATGACGTGCAGCTGAGCTTCGACGCGCAGCTCCGAAAACTGCTGACGCAGATCACCGTCGACAGCATGGGCACGAGCGGCGACGTTCCCGTCATTCCGCCGAACCTTTACGAGCCGCTGTTCGAGGTGACGCAGTCCGGCTGGTACTGGCAGATCCGTCCGATCGACGGCGCACCAGGGCGAACGCTGGTTTCTCCCTCGCTCGCGACCGCCGTGCTTCCCTCTCCCTATGAGCGCAGATTTCCGACCGACACGTCCGGCACGCGCTGGATGAATGTCCCGGGACCGACGAACTCCACAATCCGCATTCTCGAATTCATCGATTCTCCGGGGCATGACCCCGAGAACACGAAATACTCGATCATTGTCGCGGGCCCGCTCGATTGGTTCGAAGCGACGGTGAAGAAATTCCGCACCCGTCTGACGAGCGCGCTGGCGCTGGTCGGTATCGGACTTCTGGCGGCGACGGTGTTTCAGGTGCGCTTCGGACTTTTGCCGTTGCGCCGCATCGAGCGTGGACTGGCGAGCATCCGGTCCGGCGAGGTTGAACGTCTCGAGGGGCAGCTTCCGGCCGAGATCGAACCGCTGCAGACCGAACTCAACGCGCTCATCGATTCCAATCAGGACATCATCGAACGTGCCCGAACGCAGGTCGGTAATCTGGCGCACGCCCTGAAGACGCCGCTTGCGGTGATCACCAATGAGGCGCGCGATGATCGCTCGAAGCTTGGCGATAAAGTCGCCGAGCAGGCGCAATTGATGCGCGATCAGATCAGCCATTATCTCGACCGGGCACGGATGGCCGCGCGGGCAGGCGCCATCGGCCGTGTCACGCCGGTCGACCCCACGGTCGAGCCGCTGGTGCGCGCGATCGAACGTATTCACGGCGAAAAAGGCATCGCGATTTCCTTCTCCGTGCAGCCCGGCGCGCAATTCCAGGGCGAGAAGCAGGATCTCGAGGAGATGCTCGGCAATCTGCTCGACAATGCCTGCAAGTGGGGCAAAGCCCACGCCTATCTGGCGGCGACCGTCGATGCCCCGGCGACTGCGCCTCGGCGGAAGCGGCTCAGAATCACGATCGAGGATGACGGTCCTGGTCTTTCGGCCGAGCAACGCGCCAAGATCGGCAAGCGCGGCCTGCGCCTCGATGAGACCAAACCCGGCTCGGGACTTGGCCTGTCGATCGTCAGCGATCTTGCCACGTCATACCGGGGGAGCCTGGCATTGGACGCCTCCGAGCATGGGGGTCTCAAAGCCATTCTAGAGCTTCCGGCGGCCTAGAGGGCTGTTGTTCCGTTATTTGTGCTCGGTTCGCGTGTTGCCGGACGGCATCATCGACAAGTGTCGTTTGTTCGCCCGAATTGTGGTGGATTTCTGCCTTGTCGCGCGCACAATATCGGTCTAGCCAACATAAGGGACACGCGCCGGATCGGGTCGCCCCATCGGGCATGGCGCGAGGGAAAACGGGAACGAGGTTCGCCATGCGCGTCGTGCGCTTTTCGATTCCGCTGATGGCGGTCGCCATGCTGGCCGGGTGCAGCAATGGCCAGGGCGGCATAGATAATCAGAATACGGGGCTCGTTCTCGGCAGCGTCGCCGGCGGGCTCGTCGGCAATCAGTTCGGCAAGGGCAGCGGCAACGTCGCCGCGACCGTTGCTGGCGCCGTCGTCGGCGGCATTGTCGGCAGCCAGATCGGCAAGAATCTCGACGAACGCGACCGGCGTCTTGCCGAGGAAGCGGAATTCGATGCGCTCGAGCGCGGACAGTCCGGCGTTTCGCGCCAGTGGCGTGATCCCGACACCGGCCATTACGGCGAGGTTGTTCCGAGCCGTCCTTACAAGCGCGGCGTCGCCGACTGCCGCGACTACACGCATACCGTCTACGTCGACGGACGGCCGCAACAGATGCGCGGCACGGCCTGCCGGGGTCAGGATGGGACGTGGCAAGGCGTCGGCTGATGACGCCGCGTGCACTGCAGAAGTGCGCTGTGGCCACCATCGAGGTTAAGTCACATCCGCGACAGAAGCGCTGAAACGGGCAGTGCTGACTTGCCTGCCCGCCGCCGCGATCCTATTCCGTTTCTAAAGTCGAGGAACGCGCGGCGATGGTTTTCTGGATCCTAGTGGCCTGTCTTGTGGCGGTGGTGACGCTTGTCATCACGCGCCCGCTGCTCAGAGCTTCGCCGAAAACGGTCGAGGACCCGGACGCCGTCACGGCGGCCGCCGATATCGCGGTCTACAAGGATCAGCTCAAGGAAGTCGCAGCCGATGAGGCAAGCGGCACTCTTGCGTCGGAAGAAGCGGAAAGCGCCCGTTCCGAAATCGCGCGGCGGCTGCTTCGCTCGACCGCAGACAAAGACCGGATCGATACGGCTGAGCTTCCTAAGCGGGCGAGTTTTGCCGCCTACGCGTCGATCCTGACGTCAATCGCGCTGCCGATCGTCAGCCTCGGGCTTTATCTCGCGTACGGAGCACCGGGAATGCCGGGCGATCCGCTGAGCACTCGGCTCGCGCAACGAGAGAACTCCAACAACCCGAACGATCTCGTCGCCAAGGTCGAGGAGCGGCTTCGCGCGCACCCCGAGGACGGTACGGGCTGGGGCGTGATCGCGCCGGTCTATTACGCGATGGGTCGCTATGCCGACGCGGCGAACGCCTACGCCAACGCAATCCGCATCGTCGGCGAATCCCCGGACCGGCTGCAAGGTTTCGCGAACGCGAGAATCCGGCTCGAGAACGGCGTCATTCCGGAAGACGCGCGCAAGACGCTCGAACGTCTGCTGGTGATTGCTCCCGAGAGAAAAGAACCTCGCATCTGGCTGGCGCTCGCAAAGGAGCAGGACGGCAAGCTGGCGGAAGCCGCAGCCGACTATCGCAAGCTGATCGAGGAGGCGCCGACCGACGCGCCATGGCGGCAAATGCTCGAAGCGCGCCTCGCCAATCTGACATCCGCAGACGGCAAGCCGCCTTCGGTGCTAGCGCTGCCGAAGAAAGACGCGGGCGACACGTCCATGCCTCGGCCTCCGGAGGGATCGCCGTCGGCGGTCATGTCGATGACGCCGGAGCAGCGCCAAGCCTTCATCACGCAAATGGTCGATGGGCTGGCGGCGCGCCTCAAAACCGACGGCACGGACGCGGCAGGCTGGCTGAAGCTCATTCGCGCCTATCAGGTTCTCGGACGACAGGACGATGCGGTGAAGGCCTTGTCGGATGCGCGGACCAATCTCAAAAACGATCAGGTCGGCCTGGCGCGCGTCGATGATCTCGCGCGCGAGCTCGGACTTGGAGGCTGAAGCGCGATGGAAGCGGGTATCGAATGACACGGAAACAAAAGCGCGGCGTTCTGATCGGTGGTGGCGTTGCGACGCTCGCGGTCGCGCTGATCCTCGTGCTCTTCGCGCTGAAGGATAGCGTCGTCTTCTTTCATACGCCGAGCGACATCGCCGAAAAGGGCGTGCCGAGCGGCCAGCGCATCAGGCTCGGCGGTCTCGTTGAAAACGGCTCGGTCGTGCGCGAGGGAACGACGATCAAATTCAAGGTGACCGACACCTTGAAGGAAATCCCCGTGACATTCACCGGCGTTCTGCCCGATCTATTCCGGGAAGGGCAGGGCGTCGTCGCCGAGGGCGTGCTCGATGGCGACGGCGACTTCAAGGCCGACAGCGTGCTCGCCAAGCACGACGAGAATTACATGCCGCGAGAGGTCGCGAACGCTCTGGAAGAAAGGGGCGTGAAACTTGGTTCGGGCGCGCATCCCTCGGGTGCCAAAACCGAGACGCCTTAAGGAGGCCATGCCATGATCATCGAGTTCGGACACTTCGCATTGATCCTGGCGCTGCTCGTCGCCGTGGTGCAGGTCGTCCTGCCGATGGCCGGCGCATCTCTCAAAGACGAACGTATGATGCGCGTCGCCGAGCCTGCCGCCGTCTCGCAGTTCATCCTGCTTGCGATCGCCTTCGTAGCGTTGATGCACGCTTATGTGACGTCGGACTTCTCGGTCGCGAACGTCGCGGAGAACTCGCATTCGACGAAGCCACTGATCTACAAAATGGCCGGCGTCTGGGGCAATCACGAAGGCTCGATGCTGCTTTGGGTGCTGATCCTGGCCCTGTTCGGCGCTGCCGTCGCGCTGTTCGGCACGAACCTTCCGCCGAGCTTGCGCGCACGCGTTCTTTCGGTGCAGGCATCGATCGCCGTCGCGTTTCTGCTGTTCTCGATCCTGACGTCGAACCCGTTTCTGCGTCTCGTCCCGGCGCCATCCGACGGGCGCGGATTGAATCCGATCCTGCAAGACCCTGCGTTGGCGTTTCATCCGCCGTTTCTCTACACAGGCTACGTCGGCTTCTCGATCGCGTTTTCGTTTGCAATTGCCGCGCTGATCGAAGGCCGCATCGACGCCGCATGGGCGCGCTGGGTCAGGCCGTGGACGCTCGCCGCGTGGATGTTTCTGACGATCGGCATTTCGATGGGGTCGTGGTGGGCGTATTACGAACTCGGTTGGGGCGGCTGGTGGTTCTGGGACCCGGTCGAGAACGCGTCCTTCATGCCTTGGCTCGCGGGGACCGCGCTGCTGCATTCCGCGCTCGTGATGGAAAAACGCGAAGCACTGAAAGTATGGACGGTGCTGCTCGCGATCCTGACGTTCTCTCTGTCTCTGATGGGGACGTTCATCGTGCGCTCCGGCGTGCTGACGTCGGTGCATTCGTTCGCGGTCGATCCAGCGCGCGGCGTGTTCATCCTCGCCATCCTGATTTTGTTCACGGGCGGCGGGCTGGCGCTATTTGCGTTGCGCGCGAGCGAGATGCAGACCGGTGGCATCTTCCAGCCGATCAGCCGCGAGGGCAGCCTCGTACTGAACAACCTGCTGCTTGTTACCGCGACCGCGACCGTTCTCGTCGGCACGCTTTATCCGATGGCGCTCGAAGGTCTGACGGGTGAGAAAATTTCGGTCGGTCCGCCGTTCTTTGATTCGACGTTCGGTCCGCTGATGATTCCGCTGCTGCTGGCGCTTCCCATCGGTCCGATGCTCGCGTGGAAACGCGGCGATCTCGCAGGTGTCATGCAGCGTTTGGCTTTCGCCGTGCTGGCCGCGATCATCGCGATCGTCGCCACCTATGCCGTGGGCCATCGCGGCCCGTGGCTGGCGCCGTTCGGCATCGGTCTCGGCGTTTACGTGATGATGGGCGCGATTGCGGAATGGGCGAGCCGCATCAAGCTTGCTCAGGCGCCGGTGTCGGAAAGTTTCCGACGCGCTCGTAATCTCCCGCGCTCCGCCTACGGAACGCTGCTTGCGCATTTCGGCGTCGGCATGCTTGTCGTCGGCATCATCGCGACGAGCGCCTATCGCGAGGAACATATCCTCGTCATGAAGCCCGGCCAGACACTTTCAGTGGCTGGCTATGACGTGAAGTTCACAGGCTTCGAAAGCGGTCGCGGGCCGAACTATCGCGAAGACTTCGCGGACTTCGATGTCATGCGCAGCGGCACATCGATCGGACGTTTGCGTCCGTCAAAGCGGCTCTACGATGCTCCGCCGCAGCCGACAACGGAAGCCGGCATCCACGCGTCCTGGCGCGGCGATCTCTATCTCGTCATCGGCGATTCACAGCCGGATGGAGGCTACGCGGTGCGCGCGTACTTCAATCCGCTGGTGCGCTTCATCTGGCTTGGTACGCTGATCATGTTCCTCGGCGGCGGCATTTCGCTTTCCGACCGGCGGCTGCGGATCGGCGTTCCGGCGGGTCGGGGACGGCGTGCGATCGCCGTTCCAGCGGAGTAACGCGCGATGCGGCGGCTATTTGCGATTGCGGTTTTTGCGATGGCGATCGTCGCCAACGCTGCGGGCGTGCTTGCCGTTCAACCTGGTGAAATGCTGTCCGACCCCGCGCTGGAAAAGCGGGCGCGAACGATTTCGTCCGAGTTGCGCTGCCTCGTCTGCCAAAATGAATCGATCGATGACAGCGATGCCCCACTCGCAGCGGATTTGCGCCGTCTCGTGCGCGAACGCCTCGTGGCTCACGATAGCGATGCACAAGTCATCGACTACGTCGTCGCTCGCTACGGCGAATTCGTGCTGTTGCGGCCGCGCTTTCAGTTGTCGACGCTGCTGCTCTGGCTGACGCCCATTCTGGTGTTCATCGCGGGGCTGACGTTGGCGGCGCGGGCCGCGGCGAGACCGAAGGCTGCTCCAAGTGCGGCGCTTTCGGATGACGAGAAAGACAAGCTCTCGAAAATCCTTTCCAGCGACCAAAGCTAGCGAGCGCGATCCTCTCGCACTGTCGACGCTCGCAGCGGACAGCTTCGCTGGCTGGATGCAGATTACCAACTGTTAACGTGACTGACATCCTGCGGTAATCCCCGCTCCATTACCTGTAATCGCCAAGCCTACAAGGGCCATTTCAGTTTGGAGACCCAAGGGATGCTGTTCCCCAATCGCGCGCCAAAGATTGCTACCTCTCGTATTACGAAAATTGCTCCGTCTTTTGTGGCGCTCGCCGCCGTCGCAACGGCAGGATTTGGCTATTTCATTCCGTCCTACACGGTCCGGGCCGACACCAATGCCGCCCAAACCATCGAAACGCCGATGGGCCGCGCTCCGCTTTCCTTCGCGGATCTCATCGAGCGCGTGAAGCCGGCGGTCGTCTCGGTGTCGGTCGTCAATGACGGCGGCGCCTCGAAATTGGCCGAGAACAAGAAGAACGATAAATTCGACAAGCGTGGCGGCGGCAACTTCAATATGCCCGACCTCCCTCCGGATCATCCGCTGCACGATTTCTTCAAGAATCTGCCGAAGGATTTCGGTCAGCAGGAAGAGCGTCCGAAGATCGTTCAAGGCCAGGGTTCGGGATTTGTCATCTCGCCCGACGGTTATGTCGTGACGAATAATCACGTGATCGATGGCGCGACGAAGATTGTCATTACCTTCGATAACGACGACACGAAGTATGAAGCGAAGCTCGTCGGCGCCGATCAGCGGACCGACGTTGCGCTTCTCAAAATCGACAGCACAAAGACGTTTCCTGCCGTGAAGTTCTCGACCAAGGCACCTCGCGTCGGCGATTGGGCACTGGCGGTCGGCAATCCCTTCGGTCTTGGCGGTACAGTGACGGCCGGTATCGTGTCGGCACTGGCGCGCGATATCGGATCGGGACCGTATGACTACATGCAGATCGACGCCGCCGTGAACCGCGGCAACTCGGGCGGTCCGACCTTCAACCTCGATGGCGACGTGATCGGCGTCAACACGGCGATCTTCTCTCCGTCGGGCGGCAACGTCGGCATCGCGTTCGACATTCCTGCCAAGACGGTGTCTGAGGTCGTGACGCAGCTCAAGGCGACCGGAACGGTCAAGCGCGGCTGGCTCGGCGTCAAGATTCAGAACGTCGACGAAGATACGGCTTCGAGCCTTGGTCTGAACGAGGCACACGGCGCGCTGGTCAGCGAAGTCACCGCGAACGGCCCGGCCGCGGCTGCCGGCATCAAGACGCAGGATGCGATCCTGCAGGTCAACGATTCCAAAGTCGCCGATAGCCGTGACCTGGCACGCAAGATCGCAGAGCTGTCTCCGGACTCGCCCGTCAACATCAAGGTGTGGCGCAACAACGCCGAGAAGGTGATCAACGTCAAACTCGGTCTCTTCCCGAAGAACGCTGAAGCTTTGTTGAGCGGCGACAACGACCAGAACGACAACAACAGCAACAAGGAAGACAGCAAGCCTGCGCAGACGGAGCTGAGCCAGCTTGGCGTGACGCTGATGCCGGCGCGCTCCGGCTCGAACCAGGAAGGTGTCGTCATCGCCGAGGTCGATCCTTCATCGGACGCCGCCGAGAAGGGGCTCAAGGCCGGTGACGTGATCCTCGAGGTCTCGGGCGAAACCGTTAAGACGCCTGACGACGTGTCGGCCGGGGTGAAGAAAGCCCAGGGTCTGCAGCGCAAAGCCGTGCTGCTGCACATCAAATCGTCTGATCAGAAACGGTTTGTGGCCGTTCAGCTGTCCACCAAGAAGGGCTGAGGTTAACGCCATGGCAAGCTCGGGCAGCCCCGTCAACCACACGACGGGGCTGCCTCGACGTTTGGACGCCGCCCAGCTAAACAGTAGTTCGAGAGACGGCCAGGATCAGAAAAACGCCATGCGCGTGCTCGTAATCGAAGACGACAGGGAAACGGCGCAGTTCCTTCAGAAGTCTTTGAAAGAGAATGGGCACACAGCCGATCTCGCCGGTGACGGCGAAGCGGGATTGGCGCTTGCGACGGACGGCGCCTACGACGTTCTGATCGTCGACCGCATGCTGCCGCTTCTCGACGGACTCTCGGTCATCAAGTCTTTGCGCGCCGAGGGCAACCGCACGCCGGTTCTCATTCTTTCGGCGCTTGGCGAAGTCGACGATCGCGTCAAAGGTCTGCGCGCTGGCGGCGACGATTATCTGACGAAGCCCTACGCCTATTCCGAATTGCTGGCACGCGTCGAGGCGCTTGGACGGCGCACGGCACCGGAAGAGCAGCAGACGCGCATCTCGGTCGGCGATCTTGTCCTCGACAGGCTGTCCCATCGCGTGACGCGCAGCGGCGAGCACATTCTTCTGCAGCCGCGCGAATATCGCCTGCTCGAATACCTGATGCAGCACGCGGGGCAGGTCGTGACGCGCACGATGCTGCTCGAGCATGTCTGGGACTATCACTTCGATCCGCAGACGAACGTCATCGACGTGCATGTCTCGCGCCTGCGCGCCAAGATCGACAAGAATTTCGACAAGCCGCTGCTG includes these proteins:
- a CDS encoding TIGR02594 family protein, which translates into the protein MDQPPWLQAAWAEFGVREIPGKEDAPEILRYFRDAGDTNVETEATPWCAAFLGAMLKRAGYAGTGSLLARSYLDWGDRLDDARFGAVAVLSRGDDPNAGHVGFLLSDTNGKLYLLGGNQGDAVTVASFDKARLLGLRWPKENVEAASKGDDAIFSRVLAHVLEMEGGFSNDPYDPGGPTNRGITLEVYAKFRKETLDDGTRARLIAELKRIPDAIVTAIYRQRYFDPASCPVFTAPLALMHFDAAVNHGVGAAIRMLQGVAGVTVDGEIGPETLAAIGAKSLADLLDDYAETRRARYRALPHFWRFGRGWLKRVDATLALARTWAAAEATNRGLIEPQQIAKGEGKMGEKSKTEISSSDDSKWWLNSKTMWGTLITAAATVIPVLGPAVGIVLPADLITSFGDQVVTAAQALAGLFGTALAIYGRLKADTPLVLRKN
- a CDS encoding response regulator transcription factor, with amino-acid sequence MRALVVEDDKDLNRQLAAALADAGFAVDTAADGEEGYFLGDTEPYDVVILDIGLPKIDGISILEQWRRSDRKMPVILLTARDRWSDKVTGMDAGADDYLAKPFHMEELLARVRAQIRRASGHVKSEIECGPIRLDTKSARVTCDGLPVKLTSHEFRLLAYLMHHNGRVVSRTELVEHLYDQDFDRDSNTIEVFIGRLRKKIPGDVIQTVRGLGYRMSQGPDEA
- a CDS encoding sensor histidine kinase, with protein sequence MRLNSLALRLFATSAAWTLLALPLAGYIIYSLYRDDVQLSFDAQLRKLLTQITVDSMGTSGDVPVIPPNLYEPLFEVTQSGWYWQIRPIDGAPGRTLVSPSLATAVLPSPYERRFPTDTSGTRWMNVPGPTNSTIRILEFIDSPGHDPENTKYSIIVAGPLDWFEATVKKFRTRLTSALALVGIGLLAATVFQVRFGLLPLRRIERGLASIRSGEVERLEGQLPAEIEPLQTELNALIDSNQDIIERARTQVGNLAHALKTPLAVITNEARDDRSKLGDKVAEQAQLMRDQISHYLDRARMAARAGAIGRVTPVDPTVEPLVRAIERIHGEKGIAISFSVQPGAQFQGEKQDLEEMLGNLLDNACKWGKAHAYLAATVDAPATAPRRKRLRITIEDDGPGLSAEQRAKIGKRGLRLDETKPGSGLGLSIVSDLATSYRGSLALDASEHGGLKAILELPAA
- a CDS encoding RT0821/Lpp0805 family surface protein, whose product is MRVVRFSIPLMAVAMLAGCSNGQGGIDNQNTGLVLGSVAGGLVGNQFGKGSGNVAATVAGAVVGGIVGSQIGKNLDERDRRLAEEAEFDALERGQSGVSRQWRDPDTGHYGEVVPSRPYKRGVADCRDYTHTVYVDGRPQQMRGTACRGQDGTWQGVG
- the ccmI gene encoding c-type cytochrome biogenesis protein CcmI, which produces MVFWILVACLVAVVTLVITRPLLRASPKTVEDPDAVTAAADIAVYKDQLKEVAADEASGTLASEEAESARSEIARRLLRSTADKDRIDTAELPKRASFAAYASILTSIALPIVSLGLYLAYGAPGMPGDPLSTRLAQRENSNNPNDLVAKVEERLRAHPEDGTGWGVIAPVYYAMGRYADAANAYANAIRIVGESPDRLQGFANARIRLENGVIPEDARKTLERLLVIAPERKEPRIWLALAKEQDGKLAEAAADYRKLIEEAPTDAPWRQMLEARLANLTSADGKPPSVLALPKKDAGDTSMPRPPEGSPSAVMSMTPEQRQAFITQMVDGLAARLKTDGTDAAGWLKLIRAYQVLGRQDDAVKALSDARTNLKNDQVGLARVDDLARELGLGG
- the ccmE gene encoding cytochrome c maturation protein CcmE: MTRKQKRGVLIGGGVATLAVALILVLFALKDSVVFFHTPSDIAEKGVPSGQRIRLGGLVENGSVVREGTTIKFKVTDTLKEIPVTFTGVLPDLFREGQGVVAEGVLDGDGDFKADSVLAKHDENYMPREVANALEERGVKLGSGAHPSGAKTETP
- a CDS encoding heme lyase CcmF/NrfE family subunit, encoding MIIEFGHFALILALLVAVVQVVLPMAGASLKDERMMRVAEPAAVSQFILLAIAFVALMHAYVTSDFSVANVAENSHSTKPLIYKMAGVWGNHEGSMLLWVLILALFGAAVALFGTNLPPSLRARVLSVQASIAVAFLLFSILTSNPFLRLVPAPSDGRGLNPILQDPALAFHPPFLYTGYVGFSIAFSFAIAALIEGRIDAAWARWVRPWTLAAWMFLTIGISMGSWWAYYELGWGGWWFWDPVENASFMPWLAGTALLHSALVMEKREALKVWTVLLAILTFSLSLMGTFIVRSGVLTSVHSFAVDPARGVFILAILILFTGGGLALFALRASEMQTGGIFQPISREGSLVLNNLLLVTATATVLVGTLYPMALEGLTGEKISVGPPFFDSTFGPLMIPLLLALPIGPMLAWKRGDLAGVMQRLAFAVLAAIIAIVATYAVGHRGPWLAPFGIGLGVYVMMGAIAEWASRIKLAQAPVSESFRRARNLPRSAYGTLLAHFGVGMLVVGIIATSAYREEHILVMKPGQTLSVAGYDVKFTGFESGRGPNYREDFADFDVMRSGTSIGRLRPSKRLYDAPPQPTTEAGIHASWRGDLYLVIGDSQPDGGYAVRAYFNPLVRFIWLGTLIMFLGGGISLSDRRLRIGVPAGRGRRAIAVPAE
- a CDS encoding cytochrome c-type biogenesis protein, with amino-acid sequence MRRLFAIAVFAMAIVANAAGVLAVQPGEMLSDPALEKRARTISSELRCLVCQNESIDDSDAPLAADLRRLVRERLVAHDSDAQVIDYVVARYGEFVLLRPRFQLSTLLLWLTPILVFIAGLTLAARAAARPKAAPSAALSDDEKDKLSKILSSDQS
- a CDS encoding Do family serine endopeptidase, whose product is MLFPNRAPKIATSRITKIAPSFVALAAVATAGFGYFIPSYTVRADTNAAQTIETPMGRAPLSFADLIERVKPAVVSVSVVNDGGASKLAENKKNDKFDKRGGGNFNMPDLPPDHPLHDFFKNLPKDFGQQEERPKIVQGQGSGFVISPDGYVVTNNHVIDGATKIVITFDNDDTKYEAKLVGADQRTDVALLKIDSTKTFPAVKFSTKAPRVGDWALAVGNPFGLGGTVTAGIVSALARDIGSGPYDYMQIDAAVNRGNSGGPTFNLDGDVIGVNTAIFSPSGGNVGIAFDIPAKTVSEVVTQLKATGTVKRGWLGVKIQNVDEDTASSLGLNEAHGALVSEVTANGPAAAAGIKTQDAILQVNDSKVADSRDLARKIAELSPDSPVNIKVWRNNAEKVINVKLGLFPKNAEALLSGDNDQNDNNSNKEDSKPAQTELSQLGVTLMPARSGSNQEGVVIAEVDPSSDAAEKGLKAGDVILEVSGETVKTPDDVSAGVKKAQGLQRKAVLLHIKSSDQKRFVAVQLSTKKG
- a CDS encoding response regulator transcription factor — encoded protein: MRVLVIEDDRETAQFLQKSLKENGHTADLAGDGEAGLALATDGAYDVLIVDRMLPLLDGLSVIKSLRAEGNRTPVLILSALGEVDDRVKGLRAGGDDYLTKPYAYSELLARVEALGRRTAPEEQQTRISVGDLVLDRLSHRVTRSGEHILLQPREYRLLEYLMQHAGQVVTRTMLLEHVWDYHFDPQTNVIDVHVSRLRAKIDKNFDKPLLHTVRGAGYTIRDGPT